In Drosophila pseudoobscura strain MV-25-SWS-2005 chromosome 4, UCI_Dpse_MV25, whole genome shotgun sequence, the following proteins share a genomic window:
- the nht gene encoding uncharacterized protein nht, with protein sequence MSAGPDKVPPGKPGPLKGNPKLKAYFRRNSILTILMKHMALRGEPGQRFSFEDSKGLLDTFLKALKIYMKTALKEIIERCEHRSAYHLHEDIRYELVYDMKAKMERLDERDRQEHCLSDDDDQIKRVVPSTNFGLGIARRLTTTNNTALDAIGLRMRQAPPQAHSTLASVAVKPRSQPQPQPLAQPLRPAAKRWKYICVADVIRFLKDDKRYAQTRLLIVANSSYEY encoded by the coding sequence ATGTCGGCGGGCCCGGACAAAGTTCCTCCAGGCAAACCGGGACCTCTGAAGGGGAACCCCAAACTTAAGGCGTACTTTCGACGAAACAGCATTCTGACCATACTGATGAAACACATGGCCCTGCGGGGAGAGCCGGGACAGAGATTCAGCTTCGAGGACAGCAAGGGCCTACTGGACACCTTTCTGAAGGCCTTGAAGATATACATGAAGACCGCCTTGAAGGAGATCATAGAGCGGTGCGAGCACCGCTCTGCCTATCATCTCCACGAGGATATTCGCTACGAGTTGGTTTACGATATGAAGGCCAAGATGGAACGCCTCGACGAGAGGGATCGGCAGGAGCATTGCCTGTCGGATGACGACGACCAGATCAAACGTGTGGTACCCTCCACGAACTTCGGACTGGGCATAGCCAGGCGCCTGACGACGACCAACAACACGGCCCTGGATGCCATCGGACTGCGGATGCGCCAGGCCCCACCCCAGGCACACTCGACACTCGCTAGTGTGGCAGTGAAACCGCgatcccagccccagccccagcccctggcCCAGCCCCTGCGGCCAGCAGCTAAGCGTTGGAAGTACATCTGCGTGGCCGATGTGATTCGGTTCCTGAAAGACGACAAGCGCTATGCCCAGACGAGGTTGCTCATCGTTGCCAATTCCAGTTACGAGTACTAG
- the esg gene encoding protein escargot, producing MHTVEDMLVEKNYSKCPLKKRPVNYQFEASAQTPVNEPQDLCLKKTESEELEVEADPATVSASEEVINVSDCCDDEGVDVDHTDDEHMDLEEEDDVTVDCVDVDTDPNQTQAAALAAAAAVAAASAAAAAVVVPTPTYPKYGLQPWNFHMSPYTAEFYRTINQPHLAAVAASAAQQQISPLRGDLLAPSSPSDSLGSLSPPPHHYLHGRASSVSPPMRSEIIHRPIGVRQQHRFLPYPPLPAAAYHQQTPYPALGYHHHAPISPAYSESSYYSMRSMTPESSCSSVPEDLSLKHKPIGQEAASSIKAGAGPSTSGSASSSASPSPAKKDKSPPRYQCPDCQKSYSTFSGLTKHQQFHCPAAEGNQVKKSFSCKDCDKTYVSLGALKMHIRTHTLPCKCNMCGKAFSRPWLLQGHIRTHTGEKPFSCQHCHRAFADRSNLRAHLQTHSDIKKYSCSSCSKTFSRMSLLTKHSEGGCPGGSSPSSNAGSTSELSYAGYAEP from the coding sequence atgcatACCGTGGAAGACATGTTGGTGGAAAAAAACTACAGCAAGTGTCCTTTGAAGAAGCGGCCCGTGAACTACCAGTTCGAGGCGTCCGCCCAGACCCCCGTCAATGAGCCCCAGGATCTTTGCCTTAAGAAAACAGAGTcggaggagctggaggtggaggcagaCCCTGCGACGGTCTCCGCCTCGGAGGAGGTGATCAACGTGAGCGACTGCTGCGACGACGAGGGCGTAGACGTGGACCACACCGATGACGAGCACATGGacttggaggaggaggacgacgtGACCGTGGACTGTGTGGACGTGGACACTGATCCGAACCAGACACAGGCCGCCGCCCtggccgcagccgccgccgtgGCCGCCGcatctgctgccgctgcagccgtGGTCGTGCCCACACCCACGTATCCCAAGTATGGCCTACAGCCATGGAACTTCCACATGTCCCCGTACACGGCCGAGTTCTACCGCACCATCAACCAGCCGCACCTGGCCGCCGTGGCAGCCTCCGCCGCCCAGCAGCAGATATCGCCTCTGCGAGGCGACCTCCTGGCCCCCAGCTCCCCCTCGGACTCTCTGGGCTCGCTGTCGCCACCGCCGCACCACTACCTGCACGGCCGGGCCAGCTCGGTGTCGCCCCCGATGCGTTCCGAGATCATCCACAGGCCCATCGGAGTGCGCCAGCAGCACCGGTTCCTGCCATATCCGCCGCTGCCAGCCGCCGCCTACCACCAACAGACGCCGTACCCCGCGCTGGGCTACCACCACCACGCACCCATTTCGCCGGCCTACTCGGAGAGCTCCTACTACTCCATGCGCTCCATGACGCCCGAGTCCAGCTGCTCCTCGGTGCCCGAGGACCTCTCGCTCAAGCACAAGCCGATCGGTCAGGAGGCCGCCAGCAGCATCAAGGCGGGAGCAGGCCCCTCCACGAGTGGATCCGCCAGCAGCTCCGCCTCGCCGAGCCCCGCTAAGAAGGACAAGTCGCCACCCCGCTACCAGTGCCCCGACTGCCAGAAGTCCTACTCGACCTTCTCCGGGCTCACGAAGCACCAGCAGTTCCACTGTCCCGCAGCCGAGGGCAACCAGGTGAAGAAGTCCTTCAGCTGCAAGGACTGCGACAAGACGTACGTCTCGCTGGGCGCCCTCAAGATGCACATCCGCACCCACACGCTGCCCTGCAAGTGCAACATGTGCGGCAAGGCCTTCTCGCGCCCCTGGCTGCTGCAGGGCCACATCCGCACCCACACCGGGGAGAAGCCGTTCAGCTGCCAGCACTGCCACCGCGCGTTCGCCGACCGCTCCAACCTGCGGGCCCACCTGCAGACGCACTCGGACATCAAGAAGTACTcgtgcagcagctgctccaagACCTTCTCGCGCATGTCCCTGCTGACGAAGCACTCCGAGGGCGGCTGTCCGGGCGGCAGCAGTCCCAGCTCCAATGCCGGCTCCACCAGCGAGCTGTCCTACGCCGGCTACGCCGAGCCCTAG